Proteins encoded together in one Felis catus isolate Fca126 chromosome B3, F.catus_Fca126_mat1.0, whole genome shotgun sequence window:
- the LCMT2 gene encoding tRNA wybutosine-synthesizing protein 4, with the protein MGPRSRERRAGAVQSTNDSSALSKSSLATHGYVHDPFAALLVPGTARRAPLIHRGYYVRARAVGHCVRAFLERTCAAPGAPRAQIVSLGAGSDSLYFRLKSEGRLAEAAVWEVDFPDVARRKAERIRDTPELCALTGPFQNGDPASALCFESLDYRLLGLDLRQLPRLDQALAAAGLHAAAPTLLLAEAVLTYLDPDEAAALIAWAAQRFPDALFVIYEQMRPHDAFGQFMQQHFRQLNSPLHGLDRFPDVQAQQHRFLQAGWTACSAMDMNKFYRCFLPPEECQRVENLEPFDEFEEWHLKCAHYFILAASRGDALTQTLVFPPSEAFPRVDPDSPSGVLPASVVTSDNQGPNLRRYGHASVLLSPSIILSAGGFGEQEGRHCRVSKFHLLSRHCDFEWKGNQIRSCGTGAQWDGRLYHTMTRLSDTQVLVLGGRLSPVTPALGILQLGVCKSEDNSTGDLNVTVTKAGPEDSTLSCWRHSTTEVSCKNQKYLFVYGGRSVVEPVLSDWHFLHMGTMAWVSIPVKGEAPEGRHSHSACSWQGGALIAGGLGASEEPLSSVLFLKPISCGFLWESIVIQPPITPRYSHTAHVLNGKLLLVGGVWIHSSSIPGVTIIDLTTGLSSEYQIDTTRVPWPLMLHNHTSILLPEEQQLLLLGGGGNCFSFGTYFNPHAVTLDLSSLSAGQ; encoded by the coding sequence ATGGGCCCGCGGAGCCGCGAGCGTCGGGCGGGGGCAGTACAGAGCACCAACGACAGCAGCGCCCTCAGCAAGAGTTCCCTGGCCACGCACGGGTACGTGCACGACCCTTTTGCAGCGCTGCTCGTTCCAGGGACCGCACGCCGCGCGCCGCTCATCCACCGCGGCTACTACGTCCGCGCACGCGCCGTGGGGCACTGCGTGCGCGCCTTCCTGGAACGGACGTGCGCGGCCCCCGGCGCGCCTCGGGCACAGATAGTGTCGTTGGGAGCTGGCTCCGATTCTCTGTATTTTCGCCTGAAAAGTGAGGGCCGCCTGGCCGAGGCTGCAGTCTGGGAGGTAGACTTTCCGGACGTGGCCCGGCGCAAAGCCGAAAGGATTCGAGATACGCCGGAACTGTGCGCGTTAACTGGGCCTTTCCAGAACGGGGACCCCGCGTCAGCACTGTGCTTTGAGAGTTTGGACTACCGCCTCCTGGGCCTGGACCTGCGACAGCTCCCGCGATTGGATCAGGCCCTGGCCGCCGCGGGCCTCCATGCAGCCGCGCCCACTCTGCTCCTAGCAGAGGCAGTGCTGACCTACCTCGACCCGGACGAGGCCGCCGCCCTCATCGCCTGGGCGGCCCAACGTTTTCCTGATGCCCTTTTCGTGATCTACGAGCAGATGAGACCCCACGATGCGTTTGGCCAGTTCATGCAGCAGCATTTTCGGCAGCTTAATTCTCCCCTTCATGGCCTGGACCGCTTTCCCGACGTGCAGGCCCAGCAGCATCGCTTCCTTCAGGCTGGCTGGACTGCCTGCAGTGCCATGGACATGAATAAATTCTATCGCTGCTTTCTCCCCCCAGAAGAATGCCAGCGAGTGGAAAATCTTGAACCTTTTGATGAGTTTGAGGAGTGGCATCTGAAGTGCGCCCACTATTTCATTTTGGCCGCTTCTAGAGGAGATGCTCTCACCCAAACTCTGGTGTTTCCACCCTCAGAGGCGTTTCCTCGAGTAGATCCTGATTCTCCATCAGGAGTCTTGCCTGCCAGTGTAGTCACCAGTGACAACCAGGGCCCAAACCTTAGGAGATATGGGCACGCTTCTGTCCTTTTGAGCCCAAGCATTATTCTTAGTGCAGGAGGATTTGGAGAACAAGAGGGGCGGCATTGCCGAGTGAGCAAGTTTCACTTGCTGTCAAGACATTGTGACTTTGAATGGAAAGGCAACCAAATACGCAGTTGTGGGACTGGAGCCCAGTGGGATGGGCGCCTTTATCACACCATGACAAGACTTTCAGATACTCAGGTTCTGGTTCTGGGAGGGAGACTGTCCCCAGTAACTCCAGCCTTGGGGATTCTACAACTTGGTGTCTGTAAGAGTGAGGATAATAGCACTGGGGACCTAAATGTAACAGTAACAAAGGCTGGCCCAGAAGATTCCACGTTGTCATGTTGGCGGCATTCAACAACAGAAGTGTCCTGTAAGAATCAGAAGTATTTGTTTGTGTATGGGGGTCGAAGTGTGGTGGAACCTGTTCTAAGTGACTGGCATTTCCTACATATGGGGACAATGGCCTGGGTCAGTATCCCAGTGAAGGGGGAAGCACCTGAAGGTCGGCATTCACATAGTGCCTGCAGCTGGCAAGGGGGAGCCCTTATTGCTGGAGGTCTGGGTGCTTCTGAGGAGCCACTGAGCTCTGTActctttttaaaaccaatttCCTGTGGATTCCTGTGGGAATCAATAGTCATCCAGCCCCCCATTACTCCAAGGTATTCACACACAGCTCATGTGCTCAACGGGAAGCTTCTACTGGTTGGTGGGGTTTGGATTCATTCCTCCTCAATTCCTGGGGTGACTATAATTGATTTGACTACAGGGTTGAGCTCTGAGTATCAAATTGACACAACACGTGTGCCATGGCCATTAATGTTACACAATCATACCAGCATCCTGCTTCCTGAAGAGCAACAGCTCCTGCTCCTTGGAGGTGGTGGGAACTGCTTTTCTTTTGGCACCTACTTCAACCCCCATGCAGTGACATTAGACCTTTCTTCCTTAAGTGCTGGACAGTAG